The Micromonospora sp. M71_S20 genome has a window encoding:
- a CDS encoding serine hydrolase domain-containing protein, which produces MEQTSGMSDRTFPAFSRRQPGSLREAVAGMRTARLAAAPGTRWEYHNPNFQVAARLVEVVSGRTFDDYLRTYVFGPLGMADSRTIDVAAELPASARGHLMILGAAVALPEPPAFGNGSGGVLSSARDMAAWLVAQGNRGRGPDGTSIVSPPGLATLHRPSAVSGSYALGWSVGRTASGAPTIGHGGDLFTSTAYQALLPASGHGVAVMANTGLSHGHASALAERLIALIEGTPPPPAGTPLVVVDAVLLVLAVATAALAGRAVLRSRRWAAGRVVRPWTLVRLLPLLAPLLLLASIHRVVGALYRGRDVAWVQVAYLYPTFMVLLATATLGSAAVLVARLFRLGRRERA; this is translated from the coding sequence CTGGAGCAGACCTCCGGTATGTCGGACAGGACGTTTCCCGCGTTCAGCCGGCGGCAGCCGGGCTCGTTGCGGGAGGCCGTGGCGGGGATGCGCACCGCGCGGCTGGCCGCCGCCCCCGGCACGCGGTGGGAGTACCACAACCCGAACTTCCAGGTGGCCGCGCGCCTGGTGGAGGTCGTCAGCGGCCGCACGTTCGACGACTACCTACGGACTTACGTCTTCGGTCCGCTCGGCATGGCCGACAGCCGCACCATCGACGTGGCCGCCGAGCTGCCGGCGAGCGCGCGCGGTCACCTGATGATCCTCGGCGCGGCCGTCGCCCTGCCGGAGCCGCCGGCCTTCGGCAACGGTTCCGGCGGGGTGCTCAGCTCCGCGCGCGACATGGCGGCGTGGCTGGTCGCGCAGGGCAACCGGGGTCGCGGCCCGGACGGCACGTCGATCGTCTCCCCTCCGGGCCTCGCCACGCTGCACCGCCCGTCGGCCGTCTCGGGCTCCTACGCCCTCGGCTGGTCCGTCGGAAGGACCGCCTCGGGGGCGCCGACGATCGGACACGGCGGCGACCTGTTCACCTCGACGGCGTACCAGGCGCTGCTGCCCGCATCCGGCCACGGTGTGGCGGTCATGGCGAACACCGGCCTGTCCCACGGCCACGCCTCAGCCCTCGCCGAGCGGCTCATCGCGCTGATCGAGGGAACGCCGCCACCCCCGGCGGGTACGCCGCTCGTGGTCGTCGACGCGGTGCTGCTGGTGCTCGCCGTCGCCACGGCGGCGCTCGCGGGTCGGGCCGTGCTCCGCTCGCGCCGCTGGGCGGCCGGCCGGGTGGTACGCCCGTGGACGCTGGTGAGGCTGCTCCCGCTGCTCGCGCCCCTGCTGCTGCTCGCCTCGATCCACCGGGTGGTCGGCGCGCTCTACCGGGGCCGCGACGTCGCCTGGGTCCAGGTGGCGTACCTCTATCCGACGTTCATGGTGCTGCTCGCCACCGCGACGCTGGGGTCCGCCGCCGTGCTCGTGGCGCGGCTCTTCCGACTCGGGCGACGCGAGCGCGCCTGA